The bacterium genome includes a region encoding these proteins:
- a CDS encoding GNAT family N-acetyltransferase, producing RSPVLKPVDETPVWSLVCFFIRREHRRQGLSRALIAAAKRHAKAGGARWLEAYPTEPRKAEVPDIYAFTGVPAMFLAAGFEEIARRSPTRPILRCKL from the coding sequence GCGCTCGCCGGTGCTCAAGCCCGTGGACGAGACGCCCGTTTGGTCGCTGGTCTGCTTCTTCATCCGCCGCGAGCACCGGCGCCAGGGCCTGAGCCGCGCGCTGATCGCCGCGGCGAAGCGCCACGCGAAGGCCGGGGGCGCGCGCTGGCTCGAGGCCTATCCTACCGAGCCGAGAAAGGCCGAGGTGCCGGACATCTACGCCTTCACCGGCGTGCCGGCGATGTTCCTGGCAGCGGGCTTCGAGGAGATTGCGCGGCGCTCGCCGACGCGGCCCATCCTGCGCTGCAAGCTGTAG